In a genomic window of Saccharothrix sp. HUAS TT1:
- the upp gene encoding uracil phosphoribosyltransferase: MDVLVVDHPLARARLTTMRDARTDNAAFRAALHELTVMLVYEATRDLPVAEERVHTPVARTTGYRLANPPLLVPVLRAGLGMADQAHKLIPDAQMGFVGLARDEETLQPTPYMESLPDSLAGRPVFVLDPMLATGGSMAYTIRLLTDRGATDVTAICALAAPEGIKHLEDSGLPVRLITASVDERLNDSGFIVPGLGDAGDRQYGSVH, encoded by the coding sequence ATGGACGTCCTCGTTGTCGATCACCCACTGGCCAGGGCGCGGCTGACCACCATGCGCGACGCCCGCACCGACAACGCGGCGTTCCGCGCCGCGCTGCACGAGCTGACCGTGATGCTGGTGTACGAGGCCACGCGCGACCTGCCGGTGGCCGAGGAGCGCGTGCACACGCCGGTCGCCCGCACCACCGGCTACCGCCTGGCCAACCCGCCGCTGCTCGTCCCCGTGCTGCGGGCCGGCCTCGGCATGGCCGACCAGGCGCACAAGCTGATCCCGGACGCGCAGATGGGGTTCGTGGGCCTGGCGCGCGACGAGGAAACCCTCCAGCCGACCCCGTACATGGAGTCCCTGCCCGACTCCCTGGCCGGCCGTCCGGTCTTCGTGCTGGACCCGATGCTCGCCACCGGCGGCTCCATGGCCTACACGATCCGCCTGCTGACCGACCGCGGCGCCACCGACGTGACCGCGATCTGCGCCCTGGCCGCCCCCGAGGGCATCAAGCACCTGGAGGACTCCGGCCTCCCCGTCCGCCTGATCACCGCCAGCGTCGACGAACGCCTGAACGACTCGGGCTTCATCGTCCCCGGCCTGGGCGACGCCGGCGACCGTCAATACGGCTCCGTCCACTAA
- a CDS encoding SDR family oxidoreductase, which yields MTILVTGATGTIGGAVVRQLAAAGVPVRALTRNPAKAVLPSGVEVVGGDLTRPREVPLAGVTAVFLLAAIESDDAAAHAAELLAGAPDLRRVVFLSSSAVTVKRPGSYELHHDVERVVEASGVEWTHVRPGEFMANKLVWARTIKASDVVRAPFPESVGAPVHEDDVAEVAVHALLREGHAGKAYTVSGPEALTHVEQAAAIGRGLGRPIRFERLTYGQARASLIRDEGLPYDVAEYLLGYMAQHAEEPATVTPDFTTVTGHPGRTLSTWAADHHPTLT from the coding sequence GTGACGATCCTGGTGACCGGGGCGACCGGGACCATCGGCGGCGCGGTGGTCCGGCAGCTGGCGGCGGCGGGCGTGCCGGTGCGGGCGTTGACCCGCAACCCGGCGAAGGCCGTGCTGCCGTCCGGGGTGGAGGTGGTGGGAGGTGACCTGACCCGACCGCGCGAGGTGCCGCTGGCGGGCGTGACGGCGGTGTTCCTGCTCGCGGCGATCGAGTCGGACGACGCGGCGGCGCACGCGGCCGAGCTGCTGGCCGGCGCGCCCGACCTGCGGCGGGTCGTGTTCCTGTCGAGCAGCGCGGTGACCGTGAAGCGGCCGGGCAGCTACGAGCTGCACCACGACGTGGAGCGGGTCGTCGAGGCGTCCGGGGTGGAGTGGACGCACGTGCGGCCGGGCGAGTTCATGGCCAACAAGCTGGTGTGGGCGCGGACCATCAAGGCTTCGGACGTGGTGCGCGCCCCGTTCCCGGAGTCGGTCGGCGCGCCGGTGCACGAGGACGACGTGGCGGAGGTGGCGGTGCACGCGTTGCTGCGGGAGGGGCACGCGGGCAAGGCGTACACGGTGAGCGGGCCGGAGGCGTTGACGCACGTCGAGCAGGCCGCCGCGATCGGCCGGGGCCTGGGTCGTCCGATCCGGTTCGAGCGCCTGACCTACGGCCAGGCGCGGGCGTCGCTGATCCGCGACGAGGGCCTGCCGTACGACGTCGCCGAGTACCTCCTCGGCTACATGGCCCAGCACGCCGAGGAACCGGCCACCGTCACCCCCGACTTCACCACCGTCACCGGCCACCCCGGCCGCACCCTCTCCACCTGGGCCGCCGACCACCACCCCACCCTCACCTGA
- a CDS encoding pentapeptide repeat-containing protein, whose product MPDGSLPGSVVRFTDAAGHVVGVGVLVGERRVLTCAHVVNLAVGRDGLSGAPPDDPVLVDFPGRAAIRATVRQWLPPPPREGAPGQDVAGLELAEDAPAGATPAKLITTLPGPGHEVDVFGYPDRPARPDGAWVRAVVRGRVGNGYLQLDSTSALQVQPGYSGSPVWDPVTGRVVGIIATAGRTAPDCYAITADLLRLSWPDALDHHRRRGDVRGPDRLDVLHLAGTRFGRDGDHRLTVLHHDLEHLAAREGLRPDLVVVAGDLTERGLRTEFEQAFAFLEGLAEAVELPRDRVVVVPGPHDVNLVACRAYFLDMEAEQREPVPPYWRKWKQYGEAFDRFYRDAGATFTPDEHWTFFTAPDLRVAVAGLNSTVADSHVHDGTPEVDAAQLRRFAAHLEEHRAKGWLRLGVVHRSTAGVKHALVRPGLVDHLLTGTPDAGSYELVSFDERGFTRHARRFEPDQGRWVGDTRVSPDGADWRVRHVLRPTSAHAFRTTPREEERARPPLAGDSFFERVAEATRISHPGATVTPYLEHAYLRVTKPTSGGGVEQWPVAVVEGDVTADGVERFARDVHVRFAEHDRSVRSELVHGGAPAPAELVARALSLGIRLRSWVDYQGMLDLRAQEHRQQARLADDPIYPAHLYVPQRFHELTRRGPGEVRDNALDQVLEWLSPDAARFVVVLGDFGRGKSFLLRQLARELRSRLGNVSPVLVELRSLEKAPTLDELLTQHLVREGVEVLDVVKLRYMIGSGRLALLFDGFDELELRVGYDNAAEYLRTLLVAVSDRAKVVLTSRSQHFRSHNQVLTALGDQVAAMSSSRVAVLEDFTDGQVLDFLTRHYRGDAGQAERRFDLLREVHDLLGLSRNPRMLAFIADLDERRLRQVRQEQGRISAAELYRELVDFWLLHEAERQRHPSGLRSFDELERLRVCTVLASRLWSGTAAAVQASDLGETVAQTLTELVERGYSTAQAAHAVGSGTLLVNTEDGFGFVHQSVMEWLVANAAAEQVRDGAVPSVMSRPMSPLMVDFFCDLAGHAAAREWAVRVATRPGADKVVRLNAVAVWDRLGGPATVRQHLVDLDLRHRDLSGVDLRGTAVTGADLRGQRLTDADLTGADLAGADFRGVRMTGGDLTGARLTGSDWRGAVLLGVRGVEEHPELAEATVVGRDPASVVTAVGGAQSLAYSPDGTVLAVASGWAVTLVERATRKALRTLTGHTGHVTRVAWSPTGEHLASSSDDGTARIWTRDGDLVTVVGGHQDGVRCVAFAPGGQHIVTGSRDRTARIWTLGGDEVAVLLGHEEKIEAVAFAPDRRHVTTASDDGTVRIWTVDGEPVSTLAGHTRGLCGVAFSPDGEHLVTGAHDTTARIWTIGGSPVATLQHSSPVYDVAYSPDGKHIATTTTSDHTLTLWASDGTRTAEIGRDPGTNVLAFSPDGEEIATANNRQVLFCTPTGDPLDHHGGQVRPVTTVIFSPDGASLATASTRGAHLWAGAGPALTIRRGEVAAIAFAPDGRSLAVASFTDALRVHFLDQRLPLVYSTSDTPVVSVAFSPDGRRVLGGTIGGEAHIWSVDGGSERLVLSGHALSVEAVAFSPDGKRFATASADGTAHVWTTSGRLTATYADHSGWLTSVVFSPDGRYIATASADGTARVRTRRHRTALVLRGHGAEVWAVAFAPDSKLLATCSDDGTARVWSLQGREVAVLRGHLGPVRCVAFSPDGKHLATTSTDGTTRIWSVGGTELAKLINADDGWAVLLADGSYRIGGDVGNQVWWAVRSARFEEGELDPYVPEIRRMPDHRTIPGIVAGVVT is encoded by the coding sequence ATGCCCGACGGCTCTTTACCCGGCTCGGTCGTCCGGTTCACCGACGCGGCGGGGCACGTCGTCGGGGTCGGCGTCCTGGTCGGCGAACGCCGGGTGCTCACCTGCGCGCACGTGGTCAACCTGGCCGTCGGGCGGGACGGGCTCAGCGGCGCGCCGCCCGACGACCCCGTGCTGGTCGACTTCCCCGGTCGCGCGGCGATCCGCGCGACCGTGCGGCAGTGGCTGCCACCGCCTCCCCGCGAAGGCGCGCCGGGCCAGGACGTCGCCGGCCTCGAACTGGCCGAGGATGCCCCCGCCGGGGCCACCCCCGCCAAGCTGATCACCACGCTGCCCGGCCCCGGTCACGAGGTCGACGTCTTCGGCTACCCCGACCGCCCGGCCCGCCCGGACGGCGCCTGGGTGCGCGCGGTCGTCCGCGGCCGGGTCGGCAACGGCTACCTGCAGCTCGACTCGACCTCCGCGCTCCAGGTCCAGCCCGGCTACAGCGGCAGCCCGGTGTGGGACCCGGTGACGGGCCGCGTCGTCGGCATCATCGCCACGGCCGGCCGCACGGCGCCGGACTGCTACGCCATCACCGCCGACCTGCTGCGCCTGAGCTGGCCGGACGCCCTGGACCACCACCGCCGCCGCGGCGACGTCCGCGGTCCCGACCGGCTCGACGTCCTGCACCTGGCAGGCACCCGCTTCGGCCGCGACGGCGACCACCGGCTCACCGTGCTGCACCACGACCTGGAGCACCTGGCGGCGCGGGAGGGGCTGCGCCCGGACCTGGTCGTGGTCGCGGGCGACCTCACCGAACGCGGGCTGCGCACCGAGTTCGAGCAGGCGTTCGCGTTCCTGGAGGGGCTGGCCGAGGCGGTCGAGCTGCCGCGCGACCGGGTGGTGGTCGTGCCCGGCCCGCACGACGTGAACCTGGTCGCGTGCCGCGCCTACTTCCTGGACATGGAGGCGGAGCAGCGGGAGCCGGTGCCGCCCTACTGGCGCAAGTGGAAGCAGTACGGCGAGGCGTTCGACCGGTTCTACCGGGACGCGGGCGCCACCTTCACGCCGGACGAGCACTGGACGTTCTTCACCGCGCCGGACCTGCGCGTGGCCGTGGCGGGCCTGAACTCGACCGTCGCCGACAGCCACGTCCACGACGGCACGCCCGAGGTGGACGCGGCCCAGCTGCGGCGGTTCGCCGCGCACCTGGAGGAGCACCGGGCGAAGGGCTGGCTGCGACTGGGCGTCGTGCACCGGTCCACGGCCGGTGTGAAGCACGCGCTGGTCCGGCCCGGCCTGGTGGACCACCTGCTGACCGGCACGCCGGACGCCGGGTCGTACGAGCTGGTGTCGTTCGACGAGCGCGGTTTCACCCGGCACGCCCGGCGGTTCGAACCCGACCAGGGCCGGTGGGTGGGCGACACGCGGGTCAGCCCGGACGGCGCCGACTGGCGCGTCCGGCACGTGCTGAGGCCGACCTCGGCCCACGCCTTCCGCACCACACCGCGCGAGGAGGAGCGGGCACGCCCGCCGCTCGCCGGGGACTCGTTCTTCGAGCGGGTGGCGGAGGCGACGCGGATCAGCCACCCCGGCGCGACCGTGACGCCCTACCTGGAGCACGCCTACCTGCGCGTCACCAAGCCCACCTCTGGTGGCGGCGTCGAGCAGTGGCCGGTGGCCGTGGTCGAGGGCGACGTGACGGCGGACGGCGTCGAGCGGTTCGCGCGGGACGTGCACGTGCGGTTCGCCGAGCACGACCGGTCGGTGCGGTCCGAGCTGGTGCACGGGGGCGCGCCCGCGCCCGCCGAGCTGGTCGCGCGGGCGTTGAGCCTGGGCATCCGGCTGCGCAGCTGGGTCGACTACCAGGGGATGCTCGACCTGCGGGCGCAGGAGCACCGCCAGCAGGCGCGGCTGGCCGACGACCCGATCTACCCGGCCCACCTGTACGTGCCGCAGCGGTTCCACGAGCTGACCAGGCGTGGCCCGGGCGAGGTCCGGGACAACGCGCTGGACCAGGTGCTGGAGTGGCTGTCGCCGGACGCGGCCCGGTTCGTCGTGGTGCTCGGCGACTTCGGCCGCGGCAAGTCGTTCCTGCTGCGGCAGCTGGCCAGGGAGCTGCGGTCGCGGCTGGGCAACGTGTCGCCGGTGCTGGTCGAGCTGCGCAGCCTGGAGAAGGCGCCGACGCTGGACGAGCTGCTGACCCAGCACCTGGTGCGCGAGGGCGTCGAGGTGCTGGACGTGGTGAAGCTCCGGTACATGATCGGCAGCGGTCGGCTGGCGCTGCTGTTCGACGGCTTCGACGAGCTGGAGCTGCGGGTCGGCTACGACAACGCCGCCGAGTACCTGCGCACGCTGCTGGTCGCGGTGAGCGATCGGGCGAAGGTCGTGCTGACGAGCCGCAGCCAGCACTTCCGGTCGCACAACCAGGTGCTCACGGCGTTGGGCGACCAGGTCGCCGCGATGAGCTCCAGCCGGGTGGCGGTGCTGGAGGACTTCACCGACGGGCAGGTCCTCGACTTCCTGACCCGGCACTACCGGGGTGACGCCGGGCAGGCCGAGCGCCGGTTCGACCTGCTGCGCGAGGTGCACGACCTGCTGGGCCTGTCCCGCAACCCGCGGATGCTGGCGTTCATCGCCGACCTGGACGAGCGGCGGCTGCGGCAGGTGCGGCAGGAGCAGGGCCGGATCAGCGCCGCCGAGCTGTACCGGGAGCTGGTCGACTTCTGGCTGCTGCACGAGGCGGAGCGGCAGCGGCACCCGTCCGGGCTGCGGTCGTTCGACGAGCTGGAACGGCTGCGCGTGTGCACGGTGCTCGCGTCGCGGCTGTGGTCGGGCACGGCGGCCGCGGTGCAGGCGTCCGACCTGGGTGAGACGGTCGCGCAGACGTTGACCGAGCTGGTGGAGCGGGGCTACTCGACGGCGCAGGCGGCGCACGCGGTCGGCTCGGGCACGTTGCTGGTCAACACGGAGGACGGCTTCGGGTTCGTGCACCAGTCGGTGATGGAGTGGCTGGTCGCCAACGCGGCGGCCGAGCAGGTCCGCGACGGCGCCGTGCCGAGCGTGATGAGCAGGCCCATGTCGCCGTTGATGGTGGACTTCTTCTGCGACCTCGCCGGCCACGCCGCCGCCCGCGAGTGGGCGGTGCGGGTCGCGACGCGGCCGGGCGCCGACAAGGTCGTGCGGCTGAACGCGGTGGCGGTGTGGGACCGGCTGGGCGGGCCCGCGACCGTGCGGCAGCACCTGGTCGACCTCGACCTGCGCCACCGCGACCTGTCCGGGGTCGACCTGCGCGGCACCGCGGTGACGGGGGCGGACCTGCGCGGGCAGCGGTTGACCGACGCGGACCTCACCGGGGCGGACCTGGCCGGCGCGGACTTCCGGGGCGTCCGGATGACCGGCGGCGACCTGACCGGCGCGCGGTTGACCGGCAGCGACTGGCGCGGCGCGGTGCTGCTCGGCGTGCGCGGGGTGGAGGAGCACCCGGAGCTGGCCGAGGCGACCGTCGTCGGCCGCGACCCGGCCTCGGTGGTGACCGCCGTCGGCGGTGCGCAGTCCCTCGCCTACTCCCCCGACGGCACGGTGCTCGCGGTGGCCAGTGGCTGGGCCGTCACGCTGGTCGAGCGAGCGACGCGGAAGGCGCTCCGGACGCTGACCGGTCACACCGGGCACGTCACCCGGGTCGCCTGGTCCCCGACCGGCGAACACCTCGCCTCGTCGTCCGACGACGGCACCGCGCGGATCTGGACCCGTGACGGCGACCTGGTCACGGTCGTGGGAGGACACCAGGACGGCGTGCGGTGCGTGGCGTTCGCGCCCGGCGGACAGCACATCGTCACCGGTTCGCGCGACCGCACCGCACGGATCTGGACCCTCGGCGGTGATGAGGTCGCGGTGCTCCTCGGGCACGAGGAGAAGATCGAAGCCGTGGCGTTCGCACCGGACCGCCGCCACGTCACCACCGCGTCCGACGACGGGACCGTCCGCATCTGGACCGTCGACGGTGAGCCGGTCTCGACGCTCGCCGGCCACACCAGGGGACTGTGCGGAGTGGCGTTCTCACCGGACGGGGAACACCTCGTCACCGGAGCGCACGACACCACAGCGCGGATCTGGACCATCGGCGGCAGCCCTGTCGCGACGCTGCAGCACTCGTCCCCGGTCTACGACGTCGCCTACTCGCCGGACGGCAAGCACATCGCCACGACGACCACGAGCGACCACACCCTCACCCTCTGGGCCTCGGACGGCACCCGCACAGCCGAGATCGGCCGGGACCCCGGCACCAACGTGCTGGCGTTCTCGCCGGACGGTGAGGAGATCGCGACGGCGAACAACCGGCAGGTGCTGTTCTGCACACCGACCGGTGATCCGCTCGACCACCACGGTGGTCAGGTGCGGCCGGTGACCACGGTGATCTTCTCGCCCGACGGCGCCTCCCTGGCCACCGCGTCGACCCGCGGCGCGCACCTGTGGGCCGGCGCCGGGCCGGCCCTGACCATCCGGCGGGGCGAGGTGGCGGCGATCGCCTTCGCACCGGACGGCAGGTCCCTCGCGGTCGCCTCGTTCACCGACGCGCTGCGGGTCCACTTCCTCGACCAGCGCCTCCCCCTCGTGTACTCGACCTCCGACACCCCGGTGGTCTCGGTCGCCTTCTCCCCTGACGGTCGGCGGGTGCTCGGCGGCACGATCGGTGGGGAGGCGCACATCTGGTCCGTCGACGGCGGTTCGGAGCGCCTGGTCCTGTCAGGTCATGCGCTCTCCGTGGAAGCCGTGGCGTTCAGCCCGGACGGGAAGCGCTTCGCGACCGCTTCGGCGGACGGGACCGCTCACGTGTGGACCACCTCCGGTCGCCTCACGGCCACTTACGCGGACCACAGCGGGTGGCTCACCTCGGTGGTCTTCTCTCCCGACGGCCGGTACATCGCCACCGCGTCGGCGGACGGAACCGCTCGCGTCCGGACCAGGCGGCACAGGACCGCACTGGTGCTGCGCGGGCATGGCGCAGAGGTGTGGGCGGTCGCCTTCGCACCGGACAGCAAGCTCCTCGCCACGTGCTCCGACGACGGGACCGCTCGTGTGTGGAGTCTCCAGGGACGGGAGGTGGCCGTTCTGCGCGGACACCTCGGGCCGGTGAGGTGCGTGGCCTTCTCGCCGGACGGCAAGCACCTCGCCACCACGTCGACGGACGGGACGACGCGGATCTGGAGCGTCGGCGGCACGGAACTGGCCAAGTTGATCAACGCTGATGACGGGTGGGCCGTGCTGCTGGCGGACGGGTCGTACCGGATCGGGGGCGACGTGGGCAACCAGGTGTGGTGGGCGGTGAGGTCGGCGCGGTTCGAGGAGGGCGAGTTGGACCCGTACGTGCCGGAGATCCGGAGGATGCCCGATCACAGGACGATTCCCGGGATCGTGGCGGGGGTAGTGACATGA
- a CDS encoding Gfo/Idh/MocA family protein encodes MSMADHVRIGVLGAARIVPSALVRPARSVAAVEVSAVAAREVGRAQAFADRHGIPRVHATYEELLDDPNLDAVYIPLPNGLHGKWTLAALAAGKHVLCEKPFAANAEEAAEVAAVARSSGLVVMEAFHYRYHPLALRLPEVVAELGELRHVEARMCIPLPRFGDIRYSLDLAGGAMMDTGCYPVNLVRHLGGGEPEVKSARALLKGDGIDRFMRAELKFPAGHTGTVVTSMWSRSLVKLTAKVLGANGSLKVLNPFAPQYGHRLAVKLDGHRRVERFDRRPTYDYQLAAFADAVLHGKPFPTTVDDAVATMRVVDDIYRAAGLSVREPS; translated from the coding sequence ATGAGCATGGCCGACCACGTGCGGATCGGGGTTCTGGGGGCGGCGCGGATCGTGCCGTCGGCGTTGGTGCGGCCGGCGCGGTCCGTGGCGGCGGTCGAGGTGTCGGCGGTGGCGGCCCGGGAGGTCGGGCGGGCGCAGGCGTTCGCCGACCGGCACGGGATCCCGCGGGTGCACGCGACGTACGAGGAGCTGCTGGACGACCCCAACCTGGACGCCGTCTACATCCCGCTGCCCAACGGGCTGCACGGGAAGTGGACGTTGGCGGCGTTGGCGGCCGGGAAGCACGTGCTGTGCGAGAAGCCGTTCGCGGCCAACGCCGAGGAGGCCGCGGAGGTGGCGGCGGTCGCCAGGAGCAGCGGGTTGGTGGTGATGGAGGCGTTCCACTACCGCTACCACCCGTTGGCGCTGCGGTTGCCGGAGGTGGTCGCGGAACTCGGCGAGTTGCGGCACGTGGAGGCGCGGATGTGCATCCCGCTGCCGCGGTTCGGCGACATCCGGTACTCGCTGGACCTGGCGGGCGGCGCGATGATGGACACCGGCTGCTACCCGGTGAACCTGGTGCGCCACCTCGGTGGCGGCGAGCCGGAGGTGAAGTCGGCGCGGGCGTTGCTGAAGGGCGACGGGATCGACCGGTTCATGCGGGCGGAGCTGAAGTTCCCGGCCGGGCACACCGGGACCGTGGTGACGTCGATGTGGTCGCGCTCGCTGGTGAAGCTGACCGCGAAGGTGTTGGGCGCCAACGGTTCCCTGAAGGTGCTCAACCCCTTCGCGCCGCAGTACGGGCACCGGCTCGCGGTGAAGCTGGACGGGCACCGCCGGGTCGAGCGCTTCGACCGCCGGCCGACGTACGACTACCAGCTGGCGGCGTTCGCGGACGCCGTGCTGCACGGCAAGCCGTTCCCGACGACGGTGGACGACGCGGTGGCCACGATGCGGGTCGTGGACGACATCTACCGGGCGGCCGGCCTGTCGGTCCGCGAGCCGAGCTGA